One window of Ignavibacteriales bacterium genomic DNA carries:
- the mnmA gene encoding tRNA 2-thiouridine(34) synthase MnmA, translating into MKVAVLLSGGVDSSVALRLLKNAGHDVTAFYLKIWLQDEFSFLGDCPWEEDLEFARAVCKQANIPLETINMQTEYWDSVVSYTISEIKEGRTPNPDMFCNRLIKFGQFINKIDNSFEKVASGHYAKIEDKNKKFILKISPDPIKDQTYFLAYLTQQQLSRTLFPIGTYRKKEIRELAAKYNLPNMSRKDSQGICFLGKIKFSDFIKHHLGELEGDIVDIHTNKVLGKHKGFYFYTIGQRSGLRLGGGPWYVISKDIEKNIVYISKENITNRARKEFKVGKFNWIAEEQPEDGNYLVKIRHGEHFYNCTLNFGDSSAMVVTEKEDRGIAPGQFAVFYKDDVCLGGSVILE; encoded by the coding sequence ATGAAAGTTGCAGTTTTACTTTCCGGTGGTGTTGATAGTTCAGTTGCGCTTCGTTTACTTAAAAATGCAGGGCATGATGTAACAGCTTTTTATTTAAAGATATGGCTGCAGGATGAATTTTCATTTCTTGGTGATTGCCCGTGGGAAGAGGATTTAGAATTTGCTCGTGCCGTTTGTAAACAAGCCAACATTCCACTTGAAACTATAAACATGCAAACCGAATATTGGGATTCTGTTGTTTCTTATACGATTTCAGAAATTAAAGAAGGCAGAACGCCAAATCCTGATATGTTTTGTAACCGTTTAATAAAGTTTGGACAGTTTATAAATAAGATTGATAACTCGTTTGAAAAAGTTGCTTCTGGTCATTACGCAAAAATTGAAGACAAAAATAAAAAGTTTATCTTAAAAATTTCTCCTGACCCTATAAAAGATCAAACATATTTTCTTGCTTATCTCACTCAACAGCAATTAAGCCGGACGCTCTTTCCGATTGGAACTTACAGAAAAAAAGAAATACGGGAACTTGCGGCAAAATATAATCTGCCAAATATGAGTAGGAAAGACAGCCAGGGAATTTGTTTTCTGGGTAAGATTAAATTTTCTGATTTTATAAAACATCACCTTGGGGAATTAGAAGGCGATATAGTTGATATTCATACAAACAAAGTTCTAGGTAAACACAAAGGATTTTATTTTTATACAATTGGTCAGCGCTCCGGTTTAAGATTAGGCGGTGGTCCTTGGTATGTTATTAGTAAGGATATTGAAAAAAATATTGTTTATATCTCAAAAGAAAATATTACAAACCGTGCTAGAAAAGAATTTAAAGTTGGTAAGTTTAATTGGATTGCGGAAGAGCAACCTGAAGATGGAAATTATCTTGTAAAGATTCGTCATGGTGAGCATTTTTATAATTGCACTTTAAATTTTGGTGATAGTTCCGCAATGGTAGTAACTGAAAAAGAAGATCGTGGAATTGCACCGGGACAATTTGCGGTTTTTTACAAAGATGACGTTTGTCTTGGTGGAAGTGTTATTTTAGAATAA
- a CDS encoding DUF4920 domain-containing protein — translation MKSLLMVLFLFTTVNIYSQTEKFGKDISLTEKTNISKILEMPEEFVGKTVLVEGEIIDVCAMAGCWMELKSDAENQKVKIKVKDGDIVFPVEAKGKSALVEGIVYKIELTKEEAAEYYEHVAAEQGTEFDPASVTGPVTFYQIKGIGAVIK, via the coding sequence ATGAAAAGCTTATTAATGGTTCTATTTCTTTTTACGACAGTTAATATTTATTCACAAACAGAAAAGTTCGGTAAGGATATTTCTTTAACAGAAAAAACAAATATTTCAAAAATTCTTGAAATGCCTGAAGAATTTGTTGGGAAAACAGTTTTAGTTGAAGGTGAAATTATTGATGTCTGCGCAATGGCTGGTTGCTGGATGGAATTAAAAAGCGATGCTGAAAATCAAAAAGTAAAAATAAAAGTTAAAGACGGTGATATTGTTTTTCCCGTTGAAGCAAAAGGTAAATCAGCGTTGGTTGAAGGAATCGTTTATAAAATTGAGTTAACAAAAGAAGAAGCGGCTGAATATTATGAGCACGTTGCAGCAGAACAGGGAACAGAGTTTGATCCTGCAAGCGTTACAGGTCCGGTTACTTTTTATCAGATAAAAGGAATTGGTGCTGTAATAAAATAA
- a CDS encoding tetratricopeptide repeat-containing sensor histidine kinase: MQSYIAEIYIETKRFDDAEGYLNKAITNSRASGDTKSMIWAYTNLGQIQLSKGNERSAENYFQESLNLARSIDYKLEIIHALTELGKFYNKTKNYSEAEKNLKEAIRLSEELNSLSDLSIINQELASLYYNTGNYKKAYELRLEYKFYSDSLYVLTNSEKIAELQAKHELKQKERETQLLVNENELQKKIIGSQKIIALVISVLAIASIIFIWVLLRNRNKILKAKDLLQIKNEEVENSRVEISKNNDVLAGLNTTKDKFFSIIAHDLRNPIAAFVNISELLEEDFDKLSEADKKDIISQMNVSSKNLIRLLENLLTWARLSNNKIEVYPEKVLLSDVVEAAVHPYLQSAQNKKIKLNVNTPTDVLITTDKFIFQAIIGNLVNNAIKFSNTLSEITVEFYKQNEHSIFSVKDHGIGIEPSQLRNIFVLGKVSTGRGTMGESGTGLGLVLVKELVEKLNWKINVKSEVNAGSKFMIYIPNSDVEL, from the coding sequence TTGCAAAGTTATATTGCTGAAATCTATATAGAAACCAAAAGATTTGACGACGCCGAAGGGTATTTAAATAAAGCCATTACAAATTCCCGTGCTTCTGGCGATACTAAAAGTATGATTTGGGCTTATACAAACTTAGGACAAATACAATTAAGTAAAGGTAATGAAAGGTCGGCGGAAAATTATTTTCAAGAATCACTTAATCTTGCTCGTAGTATAGATTATAAGCTGGAAATTATACACGCATTAACTGAACTTGGAAAATTTTATAATAAAACCAAAAATTATTCAGAAGCAGAAAAAAATCTTAAAGAAGCAATAAGGCTATCTGAAGAATTAAACTCATTAAGTGATTTGAGTATTATAAATCAGGAACTAGCTTCGCTTTATTACAATACCGGTAATTATAAAAAGGCTTATGAGTTAAGACTAGAATACAAGTTCTATAGTGATAGTCTTTATGTGTTAACAAATAGTGAAAAGATCGCTGAACTACAGGCAAAACATGAACTAAAACAAAAAGAGCGCGAAACACAACTCTTAGTGAATGAAAATGAATTACAAAAAAAAATTATAGGTTCGCAAAAAATAATTGCTCTTGTAATATCGGTTCTCGCAATTGCCTCAATTATTTTTATTTGGGTATTGTTGCGCAATAGAAATAAGATTTTAAAAGCAAAAGATTTATTGCAGATAAAAAACGAAGAGGTTGAAAACAGCAGAGTTGAGATTAGCAAGAATAATGATGTACTTGCTGGGCTGAATACGACCAAAGATAAATTCTTTTCAATTATTGCTCACGATCTAAGAAATCCGATAGCAGCATTTGTAAATATTTCCGAATTATTGGAGGAAGATTTTGATAAGCTAAGTGAAGCTGACAAAAAGGATATTATCAGCCAGATGAATGTTTCATCTAAAAATTTAATAAGGCTTTTAGAAAACTTGCTTACCTGGGCAAGGTTATCAAATAATAAAATTGAAGTATATCCGGAAAAAGTTTTACTTTCTGATGTAGTTGAAGCTGCAGTACATCCGTATTTGCAGTCCGCGCAAAACAAAAAAATAAAATTAAATGTTAATACCCCAACTGATGTTTTGATTACAACTGATAAATTTATTTTTCAAGCGATTATCGGAAATTTGGTAAACAACGCAATTAAGTTTTCAAATACATTAAGCGAAATTACTGTTGAATTTTATAAACAGAACGAGCACTCTATCTTTTCAGTTAAAGATCATGGTATTGGAATCGAACCATCACAATTAAGAAACATTTTTGTACTTGGTAAGGTTTCTACAGGAAGAGGAACGATGGGCGAATCAGGAACCGGTTTGGGATTAGTTTTAGTTAAAGAATTAGTAGAGAAACTTAACTGGAAAATTAATGTTAAAAGCGAAGTTAATGCAGGAAGCAAGTTTATGATTTATATTCCGAACAGTGACGTTGAATTGTAA
- a CDS encoding tetratricopeptide repeat protein, with product MLIKLGYFLSSENPNEAIKYLDEAISLSEKVNSKWSKADALFNKGVALWHLGEINQSDEYYQKAIPIYEEFHDSLSLIKVFNSQAINHQMKGNINLAVENFFHSLDYAKR from the coding sequence TTGTTAATTAAGCTTGGATATTTTCTTTCTTCCGAAAATCCAAATGAAGCAATAAAATATCTTGATGAAGCGATTAGTTTATCAGAAAAAGTTAATAGTAAATGGAGCAAAGCAGATGCATTATTTAACAAAGGTGTTGCGCTTTGGCACCTAGGTGAAATAAATCAGTCTGATGAATATTATCAAAAGGCTATTCCGATTTATGAGGAATTTCATGACTCGCTTAGTCTAATAAAAGTTTTTAATTCTCAAGCAATCAATCATCAAATGAAGGGAAATATTAATCTTGCAGTTGAAAACTTTTTCCATTCACTTGATTATGCTAAAAGATAA
- a CDS encoding T9SS type A sorting domain-containing protein has translation MIGNYSAQIIYSGDSLVYINNVSDFIFNTLYANYIYVDSVLRCDSLAKAFAGNTNSTAYYSKLWELSKGFTIKLFKDASYKLTCLIYTAWLNAGSPVSVEDDNSIQIVSGFELAQNYPNPFNPSTSIQYAISNRQFVSLKVYDVIGNEVATLVNEEKPAGSYEVDFNANGLSSGVYFYSINAGGFIETKKMILLR, from the coding sequence ATGATTGGAAATTACAGCGCACAAATTATTTATTCCGGAGATAGTTTAGTTTATATAAATAATGTATCAGATTTTATTTTTAATACACTGTATGCTAATTATATCTATGTAGATTCTGTTTTAAGATGCGATAGTTTAGCAAAAGCATTTGCAGGTAATACAAATAGCACTGCATATTATTCAAAACTATGGGAACTCAGTAAAGGTTTCACAATAAAATTGTTTAAAGATGCATCCTATAAATTGACTTGCCTTATTTATACAGCTTGGTTGAATGCAGGAAGTCCAGTCTCTGTGGAAGATGACAATTCAATTCAGATTGTATCTGGTTTTGAGTTAGCACAAAACTATCCTAATCCGTTTAATCCAAGTACAAGTATTCAGTATGCAATAAGCAACAGGCAATTTGTTTCATTAAAAGTTTACGATGTAATTGGAAATGAAGTTGCAACCTTGGTTAATGAAGAAAAACCCGCAGGAAGTTATGAAGTAGATTTTAATGCAAATGGATTATCAAGCGGAGTATATTTCTATTCAATTAATGCAGGCGGTTTTATAGAAACAAAGAAAATGATTTTGCTGCGATAG
- a CDS encoding T9SS type A sorting domain-containing protein: MWFISNDKKNANNVTIFVDSVGTISSLENETDIRTITSYNLSQNYPNPFNPSTTIQFALPQAAFVTLEVFNVVGERVDLLVSQELNSGKYNYEWNGLTLTSGVYFYRLQAGSFVETRKMILLK; this comes from the coding sequence ATCTGGTTTATATCTAACGATAAAAAGAACGCAAATAATGTTACAATTTTTGTTGATAGTGTCGGGACAATATCATCGCTTGAAAATGAAACCGATATTAGAACAATTACGAGTTATAATTTATCACAGAATTATCCGAACCCTTTTAACCCATCAACCACAATCCAATTTGCTTTACCGCAAGCCGCTTTTGTAACACTTGAAGTTTTTAATGTTGTTGGAGAACGTGTTGATCTGCTTGTGTCTCAGGAATTAAATTCAGGGAAATACAATTATGAGTGGAATGGCTTAACCCTTACAAGCGGGGTTTATTTCTACAGGCTCCAAGCAGGTAGTTTTGTTGAAACACGAAAAATGATTTTACTGAAGTAA
- a CDS encoding serine/threonine protein kinase has protein sequence MDKNIWTDIKSIFFKALELDGKDREIYLNEVCKTPEIKKEILTLIFAHDKSENFLEDSIIAYEPITDNSNLFIGKTFGKYKVDKLIARGGMGLVYLGLRDDEVKQKAAVKIINPGVSSGIVIKRFQNERQTLANLNHPNISRLLDGGITDDGIQFLVMEYIEGIPIDEYCDAKKLGIKDRLNLFLKVAAVVQYAHKNLVIHKDLKPNNILITQDGEPKLLDFGIAKILSPENNPLETVTQRGIWNLTPEFASPEQINGEPITTSSDVYSLGIILYKLLTGHSPYKIKSVFHSDISKIITQSEPTKPSEIIFKTIVNESEENNSEINPETICRTREGSIDKLHKKLVGDLDNIISMAIRKEPERRYSSVDNFADDIKRYLNDRPVNAHSDSLIYRSKKFIKRNKTAVIPAAIIFLLINLGLAGVLWQGHIAGIERDIAKLEADKSNRIKSFLLEMISSPDPLKDGSEVKVIDVIQKASAKLKSELINHPQIEAEIRTILGNTYQNLGIYDSAETELTKALGFKQKIYGDQSKETAMSLKSIGLIYHYEGDYEKAEEYYKKSLAILKSIETKPSFETALVLDTYGTLMTDQGEYEKAEK, from the coding sequence ATGGATAAGAATATCTGGACTGATATAAAATCAATCTTTTTTAAGGCTCTTGAGTTAGATGGCAAGGATAGAGAGATTTATTTAAATGAGGTTTGTAAAACTCCTGAAATCAAAAAAGAAATTCTTACTTTAATATTTGCACACGATAAATCTGAAAACTTTCTTGAAGATTCGATAATTGCTTACGAACCTATCACTGATAATTCAAATCTATTTATAGGCAAAACATTTGGAAAGTATAAGGTTGATAAATTAATTGCACGTGGTGGTATGGGCCTGGTTTATCTTGGCTTGCGTGATGATGAAGTAAAACAAAAAGCCGCTGTTAAGATTATCAACCCTGGTGTGTCCAGTGGCATTGTTATTAAGAGATTTCAAAATGAAAGACAAACACTAGCTAATCTTAATCATCCTAATATTTCCCGATTGCTTGATGGCGGTATTACTGATGATGGAATTCAGTTTTTAGTGATGGAATACATTGAGGGAATTCCGATAGATGAATATTGTGATGCGAAAAAACTTGGCATAAAAGACAGGTTGAATCTTTTTCTTAAAGTTGCAGCAGTTGTTCAATATGCACATAAGAATCTTGTTATACATAAAGATTTGAAACCAAACAATATTTTGATTACACAAGATGGCGAACCAAAGCTTCTTGATTTTGGAATTGCAAAAATTCTTTCTCCCGAAAATAACCCACTTGAGACTGTTACTCAAAGAGGTATATGGAACTTAACTCCGGAATTTGCAAGTCCCGAACAAATCAATGGCGAACCAATAACTACATCAAGCGATGTATATTCGCTTGGAATAATTTTGTATAAGCTATTAACAGGACATAGTCCTTACAAAATAAAAAGTGTATTTCATTCAGATATAAGCAAAATCATTACGCAATCAGAACCAACAAAACCAAGTGAAATAATATTCAAAACAATTGTAAATGAATCCGAAGAAAACAATTCTGAAATCAATCCTGAAACCATCTGCAGGACAAGAGAAGGCAGCATTGATAAACTTCATAAAAAATTAGTTGGAGACTTAGACAATATTATTTCAATGGCGATAAGAAAGGAACCTGAAAGAAGATATTCCTCCGTTGATAATTTTGCCGACGATATTAAAAGGTATTTAAACGATAGACCTGTAAACGCACATAGTGATTCTCTTATCTATAGAAGTAAAAAATTTATTAAAAGAAATAAAACCGCTGTTATACCTGCTGCAATAATTTTTTTACTAATAAATCTGGGACTGGCAGGCGTGTTGTGGCAAGGGCATATAGCTGGTATTGAAAGAGATATAGCTAAGCTGGAAGCGGATAAATCGAATAGAATAAAATCATTTTTACTTGAAATGATTTCGTCTCCTGACCCATTAAAAGATGGTAGCGAAGTAAAAGTAATTGATGTTATTCAAAAAGCATCCGCCAAGCTAAAATCTGAGTTAATAAATCATCCGCAAATTGAAGCTGAGATAAGGACAATACTTGGAAACACATATCAAAACCTTGGTATATATGATTCAGCAGAAACTGAATTAACAAAAGCTTTAGGTTTTAAACAAAAAATATATGGTGATCAAAGTAAAGAAACTGCAATGAGTTTAAAGAGTATTGGATTGATCTATCATTACGAAGGTGATTATGAAAAAGCAGAAGAATACTACAAAAAATCTCTCGCGATTTTGAAGTCAATCGAAACTAAGCCTTCTTTTGAAACAGCGTTAGTGTTAGATACATATGGCACTTTAATGACTGATCAGGGAGAATATGAAAAAGCGGAAAAATAA
- a CDS encoding tetratricopeptide repeat protein has translation MDKADSLYKESLRVFRKVYGNFHIRVSSSLNNLAFIYIFKKEHKQALPLLEEALKIKIVVLGIDHPDLINAYSNVGSTYFNIDDYNNAEKYMKASIDVGLKNYSEDNINLSRPYSWYGKTLVANKKFEKGIYYSKKAYLIRKKAFGEKNNLTLITQSQYGQNLLDTGNFKEAEKQLLESYKGLNEILEIKRSYPENFRGNC, from the coding sequence TTGGATAAAGCAGATTCGCTATATAAAGAAAGTCTTAGAGTCTTTAGAAAAGTTTATGGGAATTTTCATATAAGAGTATCAAGCAGCCTGAACAATTTAGCTTTTATATATATCTTTAAGAAAGAACATAAGCAGGCGCTTCCATTGCTTGAAGAAGCATTGAAAATAAAAATAGTTGTGCTTGGTATAGATCATCCTGATTTAATAAATGCTTACTCAAACGTTGGCAGCACATATTTTAATATTGACGATTATAATAATGCTGAAAAATATATGAAAGCCTCTATTGATGTAGGACTTAAAAACTATTCTGAGGACAACATTAATTTAAGCCGCCCTTATAGTTGGTACGGAAAAACTTTAGTGGCTAATAAAAAATTTGAAAAAGGAATTTATTATTCAAAGAAAGCATATTTGATTCGTAAAAAAGCTTTTGGAGAGAAGAATAATCTAACATTAATTACTCAATCACAGTACGGACAAAACTTGCTGGACACAGGTAATTTTAAAGAGGCTGAAAAACAGTTACTCGAAAGTTATAAAGGATTGAATGAAATTTTGGAAATAAAAAGAAGCTACCCAGAAAACTTTAGGGGCAATTGTTGA
- a CDS encoding sigma-70 family RNA polymerase sigma factor produces MLELTQQNVTLLLQDCIKGKKGAVDELLPHVYSELRRISSKYLHDEYRKHTLQTTELVHEAYIKLVGDQNISWQNRAHFFGIAAQSMRQILVDHARKRKSSKRGDGKANISLDDVLETSDKSDEQILALDEALKKLELKDQRSSKLVELRYFSGLTIEETAEALHISPATAKRDWNFAKAWLYREIASV; encoded by the coding sequence ATGCTTGAACTTACTCAGCAGAACGTGACATTATTACTACAGGATTGCATCAAAGGTAAAAAGGGTGCAGTTGATGAATTACTGCCTCACGTTTACAGCGAATTAAGAAGAATTTCATCCAAGTATCTGCACGACGAATATCGCAAACACACCCTTCAAACTACCGAACTTGTTCATGAGGCTTACATAAAATTGGTTGGAGATCAGAATATTTCCTGGCAGAATAGAGCGCATTTTTTTGGAATAGCCGCACAATCAATGAGACAAATTCTTGTTGATCATGCTCGAAAAAGAAAATCATCAAAACGTGGTGATGGCAAAGCAAATATTTCACTTGATGATGTTCTAGAAACTTCCGATAAATCCGATGAACAAATTCTTGCCCTTGATGAAGCTTTAAAAAAATTAGAATTAAAGGATCAACGTTCTAGTAAGCTTGTTGAGTTAAGATATTTTTCTGGCCTAACAATCGAGGAAACAGCAGAAGCACTCCATATATCCCCTGCAACAGCAAAACGAGACTGGAATTTTGCAAAAGCATGGTTGTACAGAGAAATTGCCAGCGTTTAA
- a CDS encoding serine/threonine protein kinase, whose translation MGIVYTGKRNDKEFEQKVAIKILKHGISSEYLLKRFQIERQTLANLQHQNIARLLDGGRTNEGLPYLVMEFVDGIPITECCNQKKYNIEEKLKLFREVCNAVQYAHQNLVIHRDLKPGNILVTKDGVPKLLDFGIAKLIDDELEENNEALTRTGVWHLTPEYASPEQIKGEKSQRLVIFIHLEFCFIKS comes from the coding sequence ATGGGAATTGTTTACACGGGGAAAAGAAATGATAAAGAATTTGAACAAAAAGTTGCTATTAAAATATTAAAACACGGTATCTCTTCAGAATATCTATTAAAAAGATTCCAGATTGAAAGACAAACACTTGCAAACCTTCAGCATCAGAACATTGCAAGACTTTTAGACGGAGGCAGAACAAATGAAGGACTTCCCTACTTAGTTATGGAATTTGTAGATGGAATTCCAATTACTGAATGTTGCAATCAAAAAAAATATAATATAGAAGAAAAGCTAAAACTGTTTCGAGAAGTATGTAATGCCGTTCAATATGCTCATCAGAATCTTGTGATTCATCGTGATCTTAAACCTGGAAATATTTTAGTTACTAAAGATGGTGTTCCAAAACTCTTGGATTTTGGTATTGCAAAACTTATTGATGATGAGTTAGAAGAAAATAACGAAGCATTAACTCGGACTGGAGTTTGGCATCTTACTCCGGAGTATGCTAGTCCTGAACAAATTAAGGGAGAAAAATCACAACGGCTAGTGATATTTATTCACTTGGAGTTTTGCTTTATCAAATCTTAA
- a CDS encoding tetratricopeptide repeat protein: MELNNNAYGKESFQSAESLHELALLYDWDGDFNLSDSLYRTSISLFRKNKNSPPRSFASVLNDYATLKQEQDKFPESIDLLNEAYKIYLNNFGEKDRDVASVFNNLGISYESLNKLDKAENYYRRSLELYLELYGQNRPEISTLYNNLAYVYISKDNLIKAEEYFKKSLELKIKTLGKKHSLVGLAYTNLGALQYTMKITRHQNQIYFQHSRILKPR; this comes from the coding sequence TTGGAACTGAATAATAACGCTTACGGAAAAGAAAGCTTTCAAAGCGCTGAAAGTTTACATGAGCTTGCTCTGCTTTATGATTGGGATGGCGATTTTAATTTATCGGATTCATTGTATAGAACTAGCATTTCACTCTTTAGAAAAAACAAAAACTCACCACCTCGTTCTTTTGCAAGTGTACTAAATGATTATGCAACTTTAAAACAGGAACAAGATAAATTTCCAGAATCTATAGATCTGCTTAATGAAGCATATAAAATATATTTGAATAATTTTGGTGAGAAGGATAGAGATGTTGCTAGTGTTTTTAATAATTTAGGCATCTCTTATGAGTCATTAAATAAACTTGATAAAGCAGAAAATTATTATAGAAGATCACTTGAGCTATACTTGGAGCTTTATGGCCAAAATCGCCCGGAAATATCAACACTATATAACAACTTAGCATACGTTTACATTAGTAAAGATAATTTGATCAAAGCTGAAGAGTACTTTAAAAAATCACTTGAATTAAAAATTAAGACTTTAGGCAAAAAACACTCGCTTGTGGGTTTAGCGTACACAAACCTTGGGGCACTTCAGTATACAATGAAAATTACAAGGCATCAGAATCAAATTTATTTTCAGCATTCGAGAATTTTAAAACCTCGCTGA
- a CDS encoding tetratricopeptide repeat protein, giving the protein MLIEQSRYEDAEIYLRKSLTIYNSNYSQDHPNLISTYSELGIVKFYQKKYNEAEKLLVDGYEKIKKIKGEKNFNTIRVLEYLVKFYEKTNNPSKLAYYKSILSTTSK; this is encoded by the coding sequence ATTCTTATTGAACAATCTAGATATGAAGACGCTGAAATTTATTTAAGAAAATCACTTACCATCTATAATAGTAATTATTCGCAAGATCATCCTAATCTTATTTCAACTTATTCAGAGTTAGGAATCGTAAAGTTTTATCAAAAGAAATACAACGAAGCAGAAAAATTACTTGTCGATGGATATGAAAAGATAAAAAAAATAAAAGGCGAGAAAAATTTTAACACTATAAGAGTACTTGAATATCTTGTTAAATTTTACGAAAAAACCAACAATCCATCAAAATTAGCCTACTATAAATCCATTCTAAGTACTACTTCAAAGTAG
- the ychF gene encoding redox-regulated ATPase YchF encodes MQIGIVGLPFTGKSTLFQTITKTLLDPNELTKSEAHQAMIKVPDARLDKLTEMFVPKKKVNATIEVVDVVGLQKGDSGSTQFTGNFLGKVKTNDALVQVVRLFENETVPHPDGSINMMRDINSFETEFILSDMAILEKRLETIKKQILKTQDDNLKRELPVLEKCYEILQTEKPLRDAELTKDELHILKTYQLLSVKPMLIALNFDESQINDTEKYLEELVKHKLGHNTKALSFFGQIEKEMADLPEEDASVFMSDYGITESALDKLIREAYDLLGLQSFLTAGEDECRAWTIKKGMTAQEAAGEIHTDFFKKFIRAEVVHYDDFIETGSFAKAKELGKWRLEGKEYIVKDGDIISVRHS; translated from the coding sequence ATGCAAATAGGAATAGTTGGACTGCCATTTACAGGAAAATCAACTCTTTTTCAAACAATAACAAAAACCTTACTTGATCCAAACGAATTAACAAAATCAGAAGCACATCAGGCTATGATAAAAGTGCCGGATGCAAGATTGGATAAGTTAACCGAAATGTTCGTTCCAAAGAAAAAAGTAAATGCTACGATTGAAGTTGTTGATGTTGTAGGATTGCAAAAAGGTGATTCAGGCTCAACTCAGTTTACTGGAAATTTTCTCGGTAAAGTAAAAACAAATGATGCGCTTGTTCAGGTTGTAAGATTATTTGAGAATGAAACGGTCCCTCATCCCGATGGATCAATAAATATGATGCGTGATATTAATTCATTTGAGACAGAATTTATTTTATCTGATATGGCAATACTTGAAAAAAGATTAGAGACGATTAAAAAACAAATCTTAAAAACTCAGGATGATAATCTTAAACGGGAATTGCCAGTACTTGAAAAGTGTTACGAAATTCTTCAGACCGAAAAACCCTTGCGTGATGCAGAACTTACAAAAGATGAACTGCACATTTTAAAAACATATCAACTTCTTTCTGTTAAGCCAATGCTTATAGCTTTAAACTTTGATGAATCACAAATAAACGATACTGAGAAGTATTTAGAAGAACTTGTTAAACATAAACTCGGGCATAACACAAAAGCGTTATCATTCTTTGGTCAGATAGAAAAAGAAATGGCTGATCTTCCTGAAGAAGACGCAAGCGTATTTATGAGTGATTATGGGATTACTGAATCCGCTTTGGATAAGTTGATTAGAGAGGCTTATGACTTACTTGGACTTCAATCATTTCTAACTGCAGGCGAAGATGAATGCCGTGCCTGGACAATTAAAAAAGGAATGACAGCACAGGAAGCTGCGGGAGAAATCCATACAGACTTTTTCAAAAAGTTTATCCGTGCAGAAGTTGTGCATTACGATGATTTTATTGAAACAGGTTCATTTGCAAAAGCTAAAGAACTTGGCAAATGGCGACTTGAAGGAAAAGAATACATTGTTAAAGATGGTGATATAATTTCTGTTAGGCATAGTTAG